In Phoenix dactylifera cultivar Barhee BC4 chromosome 11, palm_55x_up_171113_PBpolish2nd_filt_p, whole genome shotgun sequence, the following are encoded in one genomic region:
- the LOC103711930 gene encoding LOW QUALITY PROTEIN: probable beta-1,4-xylosyltransferase IRX14 (The sequence of the model RefSeq protein was modified relative to this genomic sequence to represent the inferred CDS: inserted 3 bases in 2 codons) yields MKASLIQSHNNRRIATYRSAPALLDGGGGADGTGKSPANCFWLFLHGLCCLISLVLGFRFSRLVFFLLFSTTTLYTSAPVLRATTTTTTTTTTTTRTETLTLSLPTPPPXAPPAVLSVHNRTRSRVGVGRHGIRIRPWPHPNPAEVMRAHRIIDRVQREQRLQYGVKEPRPLVVVTPTYVRTFQALHLTGLLHSLLLVPYSLTWIVVEAGGVSNETAAILARSQLPLLHIPFPEKMPTEWAERHQMEARMRLHALRVVSERKLDGIVVFADDSNIHSMEFFDEVQKVKWMGAISVGILAHSGKXSEPTPDRQFSQEEKENFPVPIQGPACNSSGQLVGWHTFNSLPYREKSATFVGEAATVLPRKLEWAGFVLNSKLLWKEADEKPNWVRDLDAVGEYGEEIEDPLALLKDESFIEPLGSCGKKALLWWLRVEARSDSKFPPGWIIDPPLKVTAPAKRTPWFDPSLELQSQTMTGKDHGGVAFKNK; encoded by the exons atGAAGGCGTCATTGATTCAGAGCCACAACAACCGCCGCATCGCCACATACCGGTCGGCCCCGGCGTTGttggacggcggcggcggcgccgaCGGCACGGGAAAGTCCCCGGCCAACTGCTTCTGGCTTTTCCTCCACGGCCTCTGCTGTCTCATCAGCCTCGTCCTCGGCTTCCGCTTCTCCCGCCTtgtgttcttcctcctcttctccaccaccaccctctACACCTCCGCCCCCGTTCTCCGcgcaaccaccaccaccaccaccacgaccaccaccaccacccgcACCGAGACcctcaccctctccctccccacgCCCCCAC CCGCCCCTCCGGCGGTCCTCTCCGTCCACAACCGCACCCGGAGTCGGGTGGGGGTCGGCCGGCACGGGATCCGCATCCGCCCATGGCCCCACCCCAACCCCGCCGAGGTCATGCGGGCCCACCGCATCATCGACCGAGTCCAGCGCGAGCAGCGGCTCCAGTACGGCGTCAAGGAACCCCGCCCCCTCGTCGTCGTGACGCCCACCTACGTCCGGACTTTCCAGGCCCTCCACCTCACCGGCCTCCTCCACTCCCTCTTGCTTGTCCCGTACTCCCTCACCTGGATCGTCGTCGAGGCCGGCGGCGTCTCCAATGAGACCGCCGCCATCCTCGCCCGTTCCCAGCTCCCCTTGCTCCACATCCCCTTCCCCGAGAAGATGCCCACCGAGTGGGCCGAGCGCCACCAGATGGAAGCTCGGATGCGTCTCCACGCACTGAG AGTGGTGAGCGAACGGAAACTGGATGGCATCGTGGTGTTCGCCGACGATAGCAATATCCACAGCATGGAATTCTTCGATGAGGTGCAGAAGGTGAAGTGGATGGGAGCAATCTCAGTTGGAATTCTTGCCCATTCTGGGAA CTCCGAGCCGACACCTGATCGGCAATTCAGtcaggaggagaaggagaacttTCCAGTACCAATTCAAGGCCCTGCTTGCAACTCATCAGGCCAGTTGGTCGGCTGGCACACCTTCAATTCCTTGCCATACAGGGAGAAGAGTGCAACTTTTGTTGGCGAGGCAGCGACGGTCTTGCCAAGGAAGCTGGAGTGGGCTGGGTTTGTGCTGAACTCGAAATTGCTGTGGAAAGAAGCCGATGAGAAGCCTAATTGGGTTCGGGATCTCGATGCCGTAGGTGAATATGGAGAGGAGATCGAGGACCCACTCGCTCTGTTGAAGGATGAGTCCTTTATTGAGCCTCTGGGGAGCTGCGGGAAGAAGGCCCTGCTATGGTGGCTCCGCGTTGAAGCCCGGTCAGACAGCAAGTTCCCACCAGG ATGGATCATAGATCCTCCTTTGAAGGTCACCGCCCCTGCAAAGCGTACTCCATGGTTTGATCCATCGCTCGAACTTCAATCTCAGACGATGACCGGCAAAGATCATGGAGGGGTGGCCTTCAAGAATAAGTAA